The following coding sequences lie in one bacterium genomic window:
- a CDS encoding diguanylate cyclase, producing the protein MGYNSVELKEQMAHQKNSKGGESLRGFKSLIERKKNIPKTNLSECLEGIVDETASLMGVERASVMLIDEKKEELSIGAARGLAPHIMKEVRIRVGEGIAGRVFKEDTPLWVEDISKDDRFRLSAPRKHYTSNSFLSAPLATTQTIGVINVTNKISGDSFTEADLDVLLQWSDQVAEVIEQARLYEKYTRLKQEAKELGELTQKLTASKTIISQVNDLLDRSLNELTLINEVNKAVNESLNLEDIIKSMVNIIRDVIDYHILAVFLVEKDGIELYLDYLAHSEDDLIDEDEIKSRIIKAFTSQTGESVERESIKTRLIRENQTSYQKDKLPGARLNSFLTVPFISSRVKGILGIGNRTANAFSGEDIKNLNTVAMHSVVAIENALLHKKVEKLSVTDELTDLYNYRHFQERLQEELVRAKRYQSAFSLIMLDIDDFKKVNDTYGHLMGDTVLKELARVIKGVTRGVNIVARYGGEEFVIILPEENKMGASVMAERLRKNVEEVEFLKASGVKNSIRTTISLGVSTYPEDGVNERDLIKKADEALYQAKKGGKNRVCWATDY; encoded by the coding sequence GTGGGATATAATTCAGTCGAATTGAAAGAACAGATGGCTCATCAGAAAAACAGTAAGGGGGGCGAATCCTTGAGGGGATTTAAGTCGCTCATCGAAAGAAAGAAGAATATACCTAAGACTAATTTATCGGAATGTCTGGAAGGCATAGTAGATGAGACCGCCTCTCTAATGGGTGTGGAACGAGCCTCGGTAATGTTGATCGATGAAAAAAAAGAAGAACTTTCCATTGGGGCAGCCAGAGGACTGGCTCCCCACATAATGAAAGAGGTCAGGATAAGGGTGGGTGAAGGAATAGCCGGTCGAGTCTTTAAGGAAGACACCCCCCTCTGGGTAGAGGATATCTCTAAGGACGATCGTTTCCGATTATCTGCCCCAAGAAAACACTACACCAGCAACTCCTTCTTAAGCGCTCCTCTGGCTACCACTCAGACCATCGGGGTAATTAATGTTACCAATAAGATCAGTGGGGATTCTTTCACTGAGGCCGATCTGGATGTTCTTTTACAATGGAGTGATCAAGTGGCCGAAGTGATCGAACAGGCCAGGTTGTATGAGAAATATACCAGACTTAAGCAAGAAGCCAAAGAATTGGGAGAATTGACCCAAAAATTAACCGCTTCTAAAACGATTATTTCGCAAGTGAATGACTTATTGGACCGCAGTCTCAATGAATTGACCCTTATCAATGAAGTGAACAAGGCGGTGAATGAGAGTTTGAATCTTGAAGATATCATCAAATCGATGGTAAATATTATCAGGGATGTCATTGACTATCATATCCTGGCCGTTTTTTTGGTGGAAAAAGATGGGATTGAATTATATTTAGATTATTTGGCCCACAGTGAAGATGATTTAATTGATGAAGATGAAATTAAATCCAGGATAATAAAGGCCTTTACCTCGCAAACAGGTGAATCAGTGGAACGAGAGTCAATAAAGACCCGCCTGATCAGAGAAAATCAGACTTCTTATCAGAAGGACAAATTGCCAGGGGCGAGATTAAATTCTTTTCTTACTGTCCCTTTTATCTCAAGCAGGGTCAAGGGAATTTTGGGGATAGGCAACAGAACAGCCAATGCTTTCTCTGGCGAGGATATTAAAAATTTGAATACGGTGGCGATGCATTCGGTGGTAGCTATTGAAAATGCCCTCCTCCACAAAAAGGTGGAGAAACTTTCTGTGACGGATGAGTTGACTGATTTATATAATTATCGTCATTTTCAGGAACGTCTCCAAGAAGAACTCGTTCGAGCCAAGAGGTATCAATCAGCCTTTTCCTTGATTATGTTGGATATAGATGATTTTAAAAAGGTAAATGATACTTATGGGCATCTCATGGGAGATACGGTCCTAAAGGAACTGGCCAGAGTAATCAAGGGAGTTACTCGGGGAGTAAATATCGTAGCCCGATATGGCGGCGAGGAATTTGTCATTATCCTGCCAGAAGAAAATAAAATGGGGGCCTCTGTCATGGCTGAACGATTGCGCAAAAATGTGGAAGAGGTCGAATTCTTGAAAGCCAGCGGGGTTAAGAATTCTATTAGGACGACCATAAGCCTGGGTGTTTCTACTTATCCTGAAGATGGAGTTAACGAACGCGATCTAATTAAAAAAGCCGATGAGGCCCTTTATCAAGCCAAAAAGGGAGGTAAAAATAGGGTCTGCTGGGCCACCGACTATTAA
- the mog gene encoding molybdopterin adenylyltransferase — protein MITVGILTISDKGAAGERADESGELIKEMITPLPAKVAEYSIVPDEGEEIRRGLINMVDEVGCNLILTTGGTGLGPRDVTPEATRQVIDREIPGFGEAMRAESLKFTPFGLLSRATAGARKGSLIINLPGSPKAVRECLRAILPAIPHAVRLLRGEDKECGWPPGSDD, from the coding sequence ATGATTACTGTTGGCATTCTGACCATAAGCGATAAAGGGGCGGCCGGCGAGAGGGCAGACGAGAGCGGAGAACTTATCAAGGAAATGATCACTCCCTTGCCGGCCAAGGTAGCCGAGTATTCAATCGTCCCGGACGAAGGGGAAGAGATCCGGCGTGGGCTAATAAATATGGTAGATGAGGTAGGTTGTAATCTTATTTTAACCACGGGCGGAACAGGCTTAGGGCCAAGGGATGTTACCCCCGAGGCTACCAGGCAGGTAATTGACCGGGAGATCCCTGGTTTTGGGGAGGCTATGCGGGCTGAAAGTCTCAAGTTTACGCCTTTTGGTCTCCTTTCGAGGGCTACGGCGGGGGCGAGGAAGGGATCTCTTATTATCAACCTGCCCGGAAGCCCCAAGGCGGTTAGAGAGTGTTTGAGGGCTATATTACCGGCCATTCCTCATGCGGTGCGGCTTTTAAGGGGTGAGGATAAAGAGTGTGGCTGGCCGCCAGGAAGTGATGATTAA
- the yajC gene encoding preprotein translocase subunit YajC, which translates to MKAQDNRGQLWEWGLGKVKSVISHQPSAIPASVFLISLPSLAWAAKGESSAARSGGGLITSFLPIILIIGVFYFLVIRPQKQKEQRHQEMLKGLKKGDEVITSGGIHGVIAAVKDETLIVKVGSDAKGADIKLEFSRSAVAQKKESQPTS; encoded by the coding sequence ATGAAAGCACAAGATAATCGAGGACAGCTTTGGGAATGGGGGTTGGGGAAGGTGAAATCAGTCATCAGCCACCAGCCATCAGCTATACCAGCCTCTGTTTTCCTTATCTCTTTGCCATCTCTGGCCTGGGCTGCCAAAGGTGAAAGCAGCGCCGCCCGGAGCGGCGGAGGATTAATAACCTCTTTTCTCCCTATTATTCTCATTATTGGTGTCTTCTATTTCTTAGTCATTCGTCCCCAGAAACAAAAAGAACAACGCCACCAGGAGATGCTTAAGGGACTTAAGAAGGGTGACGAAGTGATTACCTCGGGTGGAATTCACGGGGTGATTGCGGCGGTGAAGGATGAGACTTTAATCGTCAAGGTAGGCTCGGATGCGAAGGGAGCGGATATAAAGTTAGAATTTTCCCGCTCAGCGGTAGCTCAAAAAAAGGAGAGCCAACCTACCAGTTAG